GTAATTTCCGCTAAATCTAAAAGGAGGAAACCATGAAGAAGTTCCTTTCTCTGGTGCTGGCACTGACCATGATGATGTCTCTCGTCACGATCAACGCTGGCGCCAAGGAATTCACGGACGACGAGGATCAGAATTATGATGAAGCCATCGCCGTGATTTCCGAAATTGGAGTTGTCGACGGCTATCCCGACGGCAGCTTCAAGCCCCAGGGCACTCTGACCCGTGGGGCAGCCGCCAAGATCATCTGCAACCTGATTCTTGGCCCCACCACCGCAGGTGAGCTGCACGCGGACACCGCTCCCTACAAGGACGTGCCCACCAGCAACACCTTCTCCGGCTACATCGCTTACTGCGCCAAGGAGAAGATCATCTCCGGCTACGCGGACGGCACCTTCCGTCCCTCCGCTGGTCTGACCGGCTATGCCTTCATGAAGATGCTGCTGGGCGCTCTGGGCTATGACGCCGAGAACGAGGGTTACACCGGCGCCAACTGGTCCATCAACGTTGCCAAGCAGGCCATCGGTATCGGCCTGAACAACAGCCTGGTGGATGAGTTCAACGGCGTTGACCAGGTGACCCGTGAAGAGGCCGCCCTGTATGCCTTCAACACCCTGAAGGCCACCATGGTGGACTACGATCAGAAGATCACCACCACCATCAACGGCGTGGACGTGGTCATCTCCCAGGGCACCGCGAAGCCCGTGGACTGGTCTGAGGGCAGCAACCGCGACGGCAACATCAAGGACGACGGCTATGTTCAGTTCGCTGAGGAGTACTTCCCCAAGCTGTACCTGGACAACACCACCGACGCCTTCGGCCGTCCCGCTCGTGAGTGGGAGTATAGCGGCAACACCGTCGGCACCTATGTCAACCACGACATCCTGAAGAAGGAGTTCACCACCGAGGTCACCGGCCGCGATCTGTATGACGTGCTGGGCAAGTCCACCATTGATGATTATGAGTTCCTGATCTCTGTGGACGGCGAGACCGAGAAGAACGTTCTGGGTGATGCTTTCTTCACCGAGGACAACATCCTCCGCTCCAACACCAAGGGCGTGGGCGGCACCGGCAACGGCGTTCTGACCCAGGTCTATGTGGACACCGATAACAAGGACGTTTACATCGCTGTCATCAACACCTATCTGGCTGTTGCCACCGATGACTACAACGAGAAGAAGGACGAGGCCACTTACACCGTCTGGAGTCTTGAGAACAAGGGCACCAGCTCTGACAAGACTCTGGTGAAGGCCCTGCCTGCCAAGAGCACTGATGCTGCCATCAATCTGGACCTGACTGTTTCCGGTGAGGACTTCGCGATTGAAGAGGTTAAGGAAGACGATATCGTTCTGGTCCACGTGGCCGAGGGCGAGATCAAGGAGATCATGGAGCCCGAGGTTCTGAGCGAGGTGGAGATCACCGCCTTCAAGAATGGCTCCTGGATCACCGTGGACGGCGAGCAGTATGATTACAACGACGCCATCCAGTATGACGACGACGTGTTGGACGACTATGACGACACCAACATGAAGGACACCACCTACAACGTGTACCTGGACGCTTACGGCTATGCCATCGGCGTGGAGGTTGTTGAGGAGTCCAGCAACTATCTGTTCCTGACCGGCATGGACGGCAGCAACAGCAACCTGAGCAACCGGAACGTGGACGCCAACGTGATCTTCACGGACGGCACCATGGCCACCGTAACGGTGAACTTCAAGGACAGCGAGAACGCTGCTGGTGGTTCTTTGACCCCCGGCGCTCTGATGAACACCTGGTGCAAGTACACCGTCAATGGCGACAAGGTCTATACCCTGACTGAGATTGCCGATAGCAAGGCTACCTTTGAGAACGCCGACGGCAGCACCGACAAGGCGGGCCAGGGCAGCAACCTTGACACAGCTAGCGCTGCGGATAAGGAGTTTGTCACTCTGGATAAGTCTCACGTGACCCTGAACGGTATCACTGACAGCACCGGCTTCAAGCGCGTGTATGCCAACGACAACTCTGTGTTCCTGTCTGTTGAGACCGAGAAGCTCAACAACAACAGCACTGACTATGTCATCATCAGCGATGTGGACGGCATCTCCACCGGCATTCAGAACGTGAATCTGAAGGCTTGGAACGCCAAGGCCGTGAAGGCGGACGACACTGCTTACAGCGCCGTTGCCGAGGCTAACATCTCTCACGGCGTGTACACCCTGTTTGACGACGACGGCTATGTGATCGCCGCTGTGGTTGTCGGCGAGGACGATGGCACCACCACCAACTACGCTTTCGTTACCTCCGACAGCATGAACCGCGAGTCCTATGACAAGGAGAAGGATGAGTACACCTGGAGCCGCGAGGCGATCGTCAATGGCGAGCTGGTGACTCTGACCGAGACTGGCAGCTCCAACCCCGAGCTGCGCGGCATGGTGCGCGGCAGCTGGTACGAGGTGAAGTACTATGCTGATGGCACTGTCCGTAGAGTCACCGAGATCAAGAAGGACAACGGCGACACCACTGTGGATGCCAATGAGTTCTACGCTAACTCTAGTGCCCCCGTTGGCACCTATCCCAAGTACGTCGGTTTGATCGACTATGTTGAGAAGGCTTCTGACGATAACGACACGGTGGTTCTGTATCAGGATCTGACGGCTCAGACCTATGTGGTCTCTGTGAAGGGCAGCACCCTGCAGGTGGACACCACCATCTCCACCGGCAGCCGCGGCTTCGCCGTGAGCCCCAGCGCCAAGACCGTCCTGATTCAGGACAGCGTGACCAGCAGCGGCAAGGTGACGCTCATGGACGATATCTATGAGTACACCGGTGGTTCTGCCGGCCTGGAGCGTGCGGTTCGGAACCTGAACGACAATGCCAAGTTCAAGGGCTATATCGGTGCTGTGATCGAGAACGGCGTTGCTACCAGCGTTGTGATCTATGACAAGACCGAGACCGACATCAACACCGGCATTGACGGTTCCGACATCGACGGCGTGACCGTGACGCTGAACGATCCCTCTGCTGGTAAGGTGTCCGTGAGCTACACTGGCACTCAGCCCACTGACGATCAGGCGATCTCCGCCATCGTGAGCGAGATGAACAAGCAGGGCTACACCGTGACGAACACGAAGTATGACAACAGCGTGCCCGCCTATGTGTTAAGCACAACCCGCAAGGTTGGCGGTATGGAGGTTGCTCAGGACTTCACTTGGGACGGCACCAAGACCCAGATGATCACCATCAAGGTGGACGGCACCAACAAGCTGGTTGCTAATGGTACGACTTTCGCCAGCCTGTTTACCAGCCCCTCCGCTACGGAGTTTGCCAGCCTGAATGGTAACATGAAGGCCACCAATGACTCCACTGCTCTGAACGCTGGTGATGAGATTAACACCACCCTGCATGTTCAGGTCAACGTGACCTCTGCGGTTACATCTACCGGCGCCACCACTGGCTTTGCCAGCGGTGCTACGGCCACCGCTACTGCTGACAGCACGATGACTGGCTATGTGCAGAAGGGCGTTGCGGGCAGCTACAAGGTTGTGATTGAAATTGGCGGTTCCGCTGCTACGGATGCTCAGGTGAATCTGACTGAGGACGGCGGCCGTACTCTGGACGTTACCACCATTGCTGCATCCACGACTGTTGGTACTAAGATTCCTGTTACTGTGACTCTGAGTGCCTCTGATACCAATAGCACCGTGACCCTTGCGTTTACGGTTGCTGACTAATTGGTAACGCTTGTGATATAGGCCTGTAAAAAGGCAATCACAAGATGAAAAAGGCCCGCCCCCTCTCGGGGGCGGGTCCTTTTTTACGCTTTACTCCGCATCCGCCTGGTAGAAGGCCAGGACGTAATAAGGAGACGGGCTGTTCATCTGATAAGCGGGGGTTTGAGTCTGATCGCTGTACCAGGAGACGGTATTCCCGGACCAGGACACCTGCATCCGGTTGTAGCCGTAGGTGGTATCCATATAGGTGTGGTAAGTGGTTGAGGTGGCATTGGGCACCAGCACCATAATCTCACCGCAGTAGCTGAATACCAGCGCCGCCAGCGGCATGCCGTTTGGAAAGGTCAGGTGGTTGGGGTGGCTGGGGCCGCATTCGTCGGTACCCACATAGGTGGTGGCCCAGAGCCGGCAGTTCCCGCACCCGGCCAGGGCTGCGGCATGGTCTGCCAGGGCCGCGTCCACCTTGGCGTTGTCGCTGTTGAAATTCTCCCGGAGAATCCGGTCCTCCCCCTCCCACTGGGAGAGCTGAAAATGGCTGGTCTGCTGCATAGAAAACCCCTCCTGCTAAAAATGTGATATATAGTTGTAACATAAAAGGGGCCCCAAACAAAAAAGTTGCACGCCTCCGTGCAACCTGACAAAAAGTTTTCGCCCGCCTTTTTCAAAAGGCGGCGGGGATCGGGGCAGCGCCCCGCCGCAGCCCAAAACAAGGCCGCCCCTTTTGGGGGCGGCCTTGCGCTGCTTATTTCTGGTAGTTCTGCATTCTCCAAACGATGGCGGAGACCTGACCACGGGTCAGCGTGTTGTTGGGACGGAAGGTGCTGGTACCATTGGAGAAGTAGCCCTCCACAATCCCAGCCGCATTCAGAGCCTGCACATACAGGTCTGAGGTGTCCGTAAAGGGCTTCACACTGGAGAGATTGGCCGTGCTCAGTTTCAGAGCGCCGGCAGCCAGCTGGGCCACTTGCAGACGGGTGATGGGAGCGCTCAGGTTCACATTGCCGCGTGTCACCAGACCGTCCGCCTGGGCCTTGGCCAGATAGCCGCTGAAGACGCTGCTTGAATTGGTGGGAGCCTGCTCCGGATAACCGGCGGCCAGCATCACCAGCTTGAGCGCCGCGCCATAGGAGATGGTGCTGTCGGGCTTAAAGGCGCCGTTGCTGTAGCCATCAATCACGCCCGCGTCCGAGAGCTCGGTCACATACTTGTAGCACCAGCTGGAAGAGCCCACGTCGCTGAACGTCCTGCGGGTGTTCACCACGCCCAGGGAGAACGTGCCGGACGCCAGGGCCTGACCGTTGCTGTTCAAAGCCACATACGGAATCTCCACAGAGCCGGTATAGGTGGAAGCGGGCACAAAGCGCAGCTGGCTGATAGAGTTGCTGCCGCTGGCATAGGTGTACTGGGTGGTGGTGTTGGCCCGGGTGGAGGTGCCGCTGCCCACGTACACGGTGCCCTGGTTGGAGGCGGGGAGACTCAGCAGCTGGATGCTGTACAGGCTGGAGCCGGTGGCATTCAGCACCGCGCTGTAGAAACCGCTGGCAGGGAAGGAGACGGCGGTATTCCGGGAGGTGACGCCGTAAATCTCCGACACGGCGGATCGGCTGACACTGATCAGAAGAGAGCCGGAGACATTCACCCCGTTGGTGCCATATGCGGTAAAGGGAATCGTGACGCAGTAATTGCTGCCGGAGGGCACATAGGTCAGCTCCGTCAGGGCGTACTGAGCGGTGGAGGTGGGATTGAAGTAGAAGGCGTTAGAATTGGAGGAGGTGAGCTGGGTACGGCCCGTGGAGCCATATTTGCTGGCACTGTAATAGTTGTAGTACAGAGCGCCGGTGGAGGGAACGCCGGTGAACATCACATAGTTCAGCGTTCCGCCGGTGGATTTTTTGAAGTAGCGGGCAATGTCATTGGCATTGATCTGGACATTGGTGCCGGTGGTGGTGGAGTAGCGGACACTGCCCACATAGTTGGAGGTGGAGCCGTCCGTTTGAATGACCAGAGTGCCATCCACGTCATAGCCGTCTTCGTCATAGGCGGTAAAGGTCAGCTCAATGGGAGTCTTGAAGCTGGAGCTGGCCACAAAGGTCAGGCTGTCCAGAGCGTAGTCGTTGCGGCCCGTGGCATCCTTGGAGTTATAGTAGAAGGCGGCGTTATCCAGATCAGAGCGGGAGAAGGAGGTCTGACTGCTGGTGCCGTAACCGCTGTACAGCGTGCCCTGGGCGTAATCGTTGGCGCTGGCAGGCCGGTCAAAGATCACATAGTCCAAGTCCGCGTTGCGGTAGGTGTCCCGCAGGAAGGAGAGGAAGTCGCTGCGGTCAAAGTCCACGCTCTTGCCGGGGGACACCTTATAGGTGATGTCGCCGTCACTGGCGTTTTCGCTGGAACGCAGCTCCACGGTGCCATAGACCCGGTGACTGCTGTTGGCGCCGTAGGCTGTGAAGCTGAGCTTCACGGTGTCCTGGAACGTATTCTTGGCCGCGAACGTCAGATCGTTCAGTGCGTAATTGTCCCGGCCGGAGACGGAATTGCTGTAATAGAATGTGGCATCGTCCAGGTCAGAGCGGGTGAAGGCAGTCTCATAGCTGCTCCTGCCGTACTCGCTGTACAGCGTGCCATGGTCAAAGGCGTCGCTGTCAGGCCGGTCGAAGATCACATACTCGAGGCTCTCGCTGGGATAGGAGGCCTGGAACACCGTGTTGAAATTGGCCCGGTCAAAGTCCACGGTCTTGCCGGGGGTGACTCGGTAGACAATGGTCTTGCCGTCCACAGTGGCGTCGCCCACCGCCAGACGCACGGTGCCGCTCATCTGACCCCAGGTGCCGTAGGCGGTAAAGGTCAGGGTGATGGAGTCGTCGTCGGCATTCTTGTCGGCCACCAGGGAGAGATCGTCCAGGGCATAGTCGTTGCGGCCGGCGTCGTCCTCGTCGTAGTAGAAGCGGCTGTCGGTGAGATCGGAGTGGGAGAGGGAGGAGTTGCCGGCATAGACGGCTCCCTCAAAGGAATTATAGGTGCTCTTGGCCACATTGAACGTGACATAGTTCAGCGTCCCGTTATATTGATTCCGATAGGCGTTATAGAAGTCCCGAGCGTCAAAGTCCGTCTCCTTGCCGGCTGCGGCGGTGTAGGAGATGGTGGACTTGTCATTGGTGGTGTACACGGCGTAGAACGTGGCGTTGGAATTGATGCGCTGGTAAGAGGGAGTCACCAAGGGCTGGTTGGTATAGAGATACCAGCTGCTGCCAGTATAGGAAGTGGTCCAGCCCTTGAACGTATAAGTGACGCCGCCAAAGGTGACCTTGGAGGGGTCGCTGGGGTTGTAGGGATAGCCGTTATTTTGGACGGTCTGGTTGGAGACCGCGATATTTCCAGAGCTGGAGAGGCTCTGGAAGGTTACGGTATAGCCGTTGGTTCTATAGAGAGCGGTGAATGTGGTGTTGCCGGTAATCGCCACATTAGCTGGATTCACCGTCTGCTGATTGGTATAGACGTAGTTGCTGGATGTTCCCTGCATCCAGCCA
This genomic window from Pusillibacter faecalis contains:
- a CDS encoding S-layer homology domain-containing protein, whose amino-acid sequence is MKKFLSLVLALTMMMSLVTINAGAKEFTDDEDQNYDEAIAVISEIGVVDGYPDGSFKPQGTLTRGAAAKIICNLILGPTTAGELHADTAPYKDVPTSNTFSGYIAYCAKEKIISGYADGTFRPSAGLTGYAFMKMLLGALGYDAENEGYTGANWSINVAKQAIGIGLNNSLVDEFNGVDQVTREEAALYAFNTLKATMVDYDQKITTTINGVDVVISQGTAKPVDWSEGSNRDGNIKDDGYVQFAEEYFPKLYLDNTTDAFGRPAREWEYSGNTVGTYVNHDILKKEFTTEVTGRDLYDVLGKSTIDDYEFLISVDGETEKNVLGDAFFTEDNILRSNTKGVGGTGNGVLTQVYVDTDNKDVYIAVINTYLAVATDDYNEKKDEATYTVWSLENKGTSSDKTLVKALPAKSTDAAINLDLTVSGEDFAIEEVKEDDIVLVHVAEGEIKEIMEPEVLSEVEITAFKNGSWITVDGEQYDYNDAIQYDDDVLDDYDDTNMKDTTYNVYLDAYGYAIGVEVVEESSNYLFLTGMDGSNSNLSNRNVDANVIFTDGTMATVTVNFKDSENAAGGSLTPGALMNTWCKYTVNGDKVYTLTEIADSKATFENADGSTDKAGQGSNLDTASAADKEFVTLDKSHVTLNGITDSTGFKRVYANDNSVFLSVETEKLNNNSTDYVIISDVDGISTGIQNVNLKAWNAKAVKADDTAYSAVAEANISHGVYTLFDDDGYVIAAVVVGEDDGTTTNYAFVTSDSMNRESYDKEKDEYTWSREAIVNGELVTLTETGSSNPELRGMVRGSWYEVKYYADGTVRRVTEIKKDNGDTTVDANEFYANSSAPVGTYPKYVGLIDYVEKASDDNDTVVLYQDLTAQTYVVSVKGSTLQVDTTISTGSRGFAVSPSAKTVLIQDSVTSSGKVTLMDDIYEYTGGSAGLERAVRNLNDNAKFKGYIGAVIENGVATSVVIYDKTETDINTGIDGSDIDGVTVTLNDPSAGKVSVSYTGTQPTDDQAISAIVSEMNKQGYTVTNTKYDNSVPAYVLSTTRKVGGMEVAQDFTWDGTKTQMITIKVDGTNKLVANGTTFASLFTSPSATEFASLNGNMKATNDSTALNAGDEINTTLHVQVNVTSAVTSTGATTGFASGATATATADSTMTGYVQKGVAGSYKVVIEIGGSAATDAQVNLTEDGGRTLDVTTIAASTTVGTKIPVTVTLSASDTNSTVTLAFTVAD
- a CDS encoding S-layer homology domain-containing protein, producing the protein MKSNHIDNNGDGACDVCKQNMPQNRFTVTFQTPAGSSVIPNQTVLAGQRPSAVSNPSSFTSGGITYTFYGWMQGTSSNYVYTNQQTVNPANVAITGNTTFTALYRTNGYTVTFQSLSSSGNIAVSNQTVQNNGYPYNPSDPSKVTFGGVTYTFKGWTTSYTGSSWYLYTNQPLVTPSYQRINSNATFYAVYTTNDKSTISYTAAAGKETDFDARDFYNAYRNQYNGTLNYVTFNVAKSTYNSFEGAVYAGNSSLSHSDLTDSRFYYDEDDAGRNDYALDDLSLVADKNADDDSITLTFTAYGTWGQMSGTVRLAVGDATVDGKTIVYRVTPGKTVDFDRANFNTVFQASYPSESLEYVIFDRPDSDAFDHGTLYSEYGRSSYETAFTRSDLDDATFYYSNSVSGRDNYALNDLTFAAKNTFQDTVKLSFTAYGANSSHRVYGTVELRSSENASDGDITYKVSPGKSVDFDRSDFLSFLRDTYRNADLDYVIFDRPASANDYAQGTLYSGYGTSSQTSFSRSDLDNAAFYYNSKDATGRNDYALDSLTFVASSSFKTPIELTFTAYDEDGYDVDGTLVIQTDGSTSNYVGSVRYSTTTGTNVQINANDIARYFKKSTGGTLNYVMFTGVPSTGALYYNYYSASKYGSTGRTQLTSSNSNAFYFNPTSTAQYALTELTYVPSGSNYCVTIPFTAYGTNGVNVSGSLLISVSRSAVSEIYGVTSRNTAVSFPASGFYSAVLNATGSSLYSIQLLSLPASNQGTVYVGSGTSTRANTTTQYTYASGSNSISQLRFVPASTYTGSVEIPYVALNSNGQALASGTFSLGVVNTRRTFSDVGSSSWCYKYVTELSDAGVIDGYSNGAFKPDSTISYGAALKLVMLAAGYPEQAPTNSSSVFSGYLAKAQADGLVTRGNVNLSAPITRLQVAQLAAGALKLSTANLSSVKPFTDTSDLYVQALNAAGIVEGYFSNGTSTFRPNNTLTRGQVSAIVWRMQNYQK